TGAACCCGCAGGACGACCGCGCGATGATCTGCGGTAGCCCGAGCATGCTCGACGAAACCAGCGAAGTGCTGAACGGCTTCGGTCTGCAGATCTCCCCGCGCATGGGCGAGCCGGGCGACTACCTGATCGAGCGCGCCTTCGTCGAGAAGTAAGCAGCGCTGTTGAGTTGAAGGAGCGCCGCGGTCCCTAATGGGATCGCGGCGTTTTTTATGGCCCGGATTCGTGAGGGCGGCGGTTTTTCGTCGGATCGGATGTCGGTGCGCTGGGAGCGCCCTCACCCTGGCCCTCTCCCAGAGGGGGACTGTTCGGTGCGGGACGAAAGACTGGTATTAGCCGGCACGGAGAGCTTTTCGTAGGAGCGAGCCTGCTCGCGAACCTGCGGAGTATCGTGCACCACCGTTCGCGAGCAAGCTCGCTCCTACAGAAGCATCAGGCCAGGCGTTGGCCGGACACGGCCGGGTGATACAGCGGCTGCACCTTGTTCCCCGCCGGGTCGAGCAGGTGGAAGCTGCGCGCGCCGTCGCCGTGGTCGAAGGGGCGGTCCAGCAGGGTTACGCCACGGGCCTTGAAGTACTGGTACCAGGCTTCCAGCTCTTCCACGCTGTCGACCACGAAGCCGTAGTGATCCATCGTCTGCAGACCGTTGGCCGCGCCGACGCCGCGTCCCAGGGATAGGTTGTCGTTGCCGCAGGTGAGGTAGACCAGGTCCTCGTTGGCGCGGTTGAGCACTTGCATGCCGAGTACGTCGACATAGAAGCGCTCGCACTCTTCCAGGTTCGGCACCAGCAGGGCGAGGTGGCGCAGGCCGTTGAGGCGACCGGGGCGGACAGGGAGATCGGACATGGACGGGATTCCTTTTTTGTATACAATTTGTTTTTAAATTTAAAACAAAAGGAGCATCCTGTGTACAGTCTCTTTATCAAGACCCGGGTAAAGCCCGGAACCGCCGACGATTTCCTGGCCGCCATCAAGGTCAATGCCGCCGCTTCGGTATCCAATGAGCCGGGGTGCCTGGTGTTCGATGTGTCCCAGGACCGCGTCGATCCGGAGGTGATCTACCTCTACGAGATCTACCGCGACGACGCGGCCTATGACGCGCACACCCAGACCGCGCACTTCCGTGACAGTCGCCCGCTGGTGGAGCCGCTGATCCTCGAACAGGAATGCTTCGAGAGCGAGGTGGTCGCCCTCAACCCGGTGAGCTGATCCGCTTCAGTCGGCGCCGCGAATCAGGTCGAGCACGCGGATCTCGCCCTCGGCCGGGTAGTGCCAGTGCACGTCCAGGTCCCACAGGCGCACTCCGTAGCGGCGCTCGGGCGGCGGCTTCTGGTAGGCCGGACGCGGGTCCTGGGCGAGACACTGTTCGACCAGTTCGCGCACCGGCTGGCCGAGTCGCACACCGTGCTCGTGGGCCTGGCGCAGGGCCTCGTCGCTCCACTGCACGGCGATGGCGGCGGGCGGTGCGTCGGCAATGGCGTTGCGCGCATCGCTGACGATGTCGGCGTAGGGCACGTAGGGCTTGATGTCGAGTACCGGCGTGCCGTCCAGCAGGTCGATGCCGGATAGCCAGAGGCGGCCGGGTTCGACCTTCTCCAGCTTCACCACCGACTGGCCGATGCCGTTGGGGCGGTGGGTGGCGCGGGTGGCGAACACGCCGAGGGAGCGGTTGCCGCCCAGGCGCGGCGGGCGCACCTTCAGCCGTGGCTTGTTTTCCAGTGCCTGGTGGAAGAGGAAGATCAACCAGACGTGGCTGACCTGCTCCAGGCCTTCCACCGCATCGCCGGTGTCGAACGGCGGCAGCAATTCCAGTACGCCGGTCGCGGCCGGAGCCAGTTGCGGCTGGCGCGGGATGGCGAACTTCTCCTTGAAGCAGGAGCGGACATGGCCGATGGGCGTGACGGAATGAGGCATGGCGGTGGAGGCTGGCGCTGGGGCGAACATGGTACCCGATCAGAGGTGAAGCCGCGCCCTGGTCGAATCGTCGGGAGGGGCCGCGCGCTTTTTCAGTGCGCGTCGGACGAGGCATCACGGGATTCCGGCAAATCCCTAGCGGCGGCATGACCATTGTCGGCGACTACGGTGCGCGGTTGTCGATGTATCTGGAAGAGCCTGCTTCTACCCGGCGTGGCTCCTGATCATCACCGAGGCACCTCCGAGGATCCGCTCTCACACGACCGGCGAGCTCAGCCTGGTCTATCTGCCAGTTGCGCTCAGTGCGAGCGCAAGGCCCGCCGAGCCAGCAGCAGGTAGGGCGGCAGATTGATCGCCAGCACCAGCAGGCCGAGCACGGCCTGAGTTGCCTCGGTCAGGCTGGCGGGGTAGATCAGCGGGATCAGGTAGTGCTCGATGAAGCCGCCGCTGTAGCCGTTATCGCCGGCGAGGGCGCGGAAGTGGTTTTCCAGCGGTGTCAGCGGGCAGTAGAGGTGGAAGAACTCCACCGCCATGCCCCAGATCGCCGCCGGCGCATGCAGCCATGCCAGGCGCGGCCAGCGCAGCGCCAGCAGGCCGCCGAGCAGCACGAAGAGGATGAAGCCCAGGTGCAGCAGCACCACGGCGTCGGCGGCGAGGCGATAGAGCACGGCGGCCTCAGCGCTGCTGGCGCTGGGTCAGGCCCTTGAGGAAGTTGCGCAGCAACTGGTCGCCGCAGGGGCGGTAGTTGTTGTGGCCGGGCTTGCGGAACAACGCACCCAGTTCCGTCTTGGTGACGATGAAACCTACGCTGTCGAGGATCGCGAGGATGTCGTCGTCGCGTAGCTCGAAGGCGACGCGCAGCTTCTTCAGGGTGATGTTGTTGGTCAGCGGCAGCTCCACCGGCGGCAGCGGGCGTGATTCGTCGCGGCCGCGGCGATGCACGATCAGGCCGTCGAGGAAGTGCGCCAGTACGCGGTCGCTGCACGGCTCGAAGTCCGGCTC
This Pseudomonas sp. ATCC 13867 DNA region includes the following protein-coding sequences:
- a CDS encoding DUF2784 domain-containing protein; translation: MLYRLAADAVVLLHLGFILFVLLGGLLALRWPRLAWLHAPAAIWGMAVEFFHLYCPLTPLENHFRALAGDNGYSGGFIEHYLIPLIYPASLTEATQAVLGLLVLAINLPPYLLLARRALRSH
- a CDS encoding DUF1456 family protein, whose product is MTNNDVLRSLRYLLDIRDAQVAEITALAGFNLSAEDVGAFLARDDEPDFEPCSDRVLAHFLDGLIVHRRGRDESRPLPPVELPLTNNITLKKLRVAFELRDDDILAILDSVGFIVTKTELGALFRKPGHNNYRPCGDQLLRNFLKGLTQRQQR
- a CDS encoding VOC family protein, whose translation is MSDLPVRPGRLNGLRHLALLVPNLEECERFYVDVLGMQVLNRANEDLVYLTCGNDNLSLGRGVGAANGLQTMDHYGFVVDSVEELEAWYQYFKARGVTLLDRPFDHGDGARSFHLLDPAGNKVQPLYHPAVSGQRLA
- a CDS encoding putative quinol monooxygenase, whose product is MYSLFIKTRVKPGTADDFLAAIKVNAAASVSNEPGCLVFDVSQDRVDPEVIYLYEIYRDDAAYDAHTQTAHFRDSRPLVEPLILEQECFESEVVALNPVS
- the tsaA gene encoding tRNA (N6-threonylcarbamoyladenosine(37)-N6)-methyltransferase TrmO — protein: MPHSVTPIGHVRSCFKEKFAIPRQPQLAPAATGVLELLPPFDTGDAVEGLEQVSHVWLIFLFHQALENKPRLKVRPPRLGGNRSLGVFATRATHRPNGIGQSVVKLEKVEPGRLWLSGIDLLDGTPVLDIKPYVPYADIVSDARNAIADAPPAAIAVQWSDEALRQAHEHGVRLGQPVRELVEQCLAQDPRPAYQKPPPERRYGVRLWDLDVHWHYPAEGEIRVLDLIRGAD